From Euwallacea similis isolate ESF13 chromosome 11, ESF131.1, whole genome shotgun sequence, the proteins below share one genomic window:
- the LOC136412143 gene encoding CBP80/20-dependent translation initiation factor translates to MSHHGPQLKRSQKADFSAGVPGVIMRERSFVKASRDSLKRRSQTMATLRAGKPTMEIYRPPNVRTDLPHMPGKLNVHAKEFTMNELQSSKSSGNLHLAMGFEPMPLQHSKSSGNILRHLNHPGFIPILPAGMPLPLLHSASAAQLVGAMHRPNYQFAPDLMQHPVFSGQNQPQVYNHQNSWSATNFHQGSPPAPAPSLKRSKSMGAADSQNLISKLKSIVKEEIDIKVFAEEDRANIKIAMEDPNQLPSRTLMDLVKIIMEKAVEGIKYSESIAKLCVVIIEGETNHTFLESLLNTCQQWYQERDKILRGIKAGDGTRFTAFMWFLTELYGQQKRQQIKDQVESLQPELVLLTVLAKCCQACVSLPIKCLSETECLFFVLTSIGRDLEAEIPQQLDQLLASVRDGFLASAGSASVRRTLLQLIELHASNWQLPGSSVLYYYPRIK, encoded by the coding sequence ATGTCGCATCACGGCCCCCAGCTGAAGCGCAGTCAAAAAGCGGACTTCTCCGCGGGTGTTCCGGGAGTGATCATGAGAGAACGGAGCTTCGTAAAGGCGAGCCGCGATTCGTTAAAGAGGCGCAGCCAGACCATGGCCACCCTCAGAGCGGGCAAACCCACCATGGAGATCTACAGACCCCCCAACGTGAGGACGGACCTTCCGCACATGCCAGGGAAGCTCAACGTGCACGCCAAAGAGTTCACAATGAACGAGCTGCAGTCCTCGAAATCCAGCGGCAATCTCCACTTGGCCATGGGCTTCGAGCCAATGCCGCTGCAGCACTCCAAATCAAGCGGGAACATCCTGCGCCACCTGAACCATCCAGGATTCATCCCCATTTTGCCCGCGGGCATGCCCCTGCCTCTGCTGCACTCAGCCTCGGCTGCCCAGCTGGTGGGAGCAATGCACAGACCCAACTACCAATTCGCCCCGGATTTGATGCAACATCCAGTGTTTTCGGGGCAGAATCAGCCCCAGGTTTACAATCACCAAAATAGCTGGTCCGCGACCAACTTCCACCAGGGCAGCCCACCGGCGCCGGCCCCCTCGCTGAAGCGATCGAAAAGCATGGGAGCTGCAGACtcgcaaaatttaatatccaAGCTCAAGAGCATCGTAAAGGAAGAGATAGACATCAAGGTGTTTGCCGAGGAAGATCGGGCCAACATCAAGATCGCCATGGAGGACCCCAATCAGCTGCCTTCCAGAACTTTGATGGACCTAGTGAAAATCATCATGGAAAAAGCAGTGGAGGGGATCAAGTACAGTGAGTCAATAGCCAAGTTGTGCGTAGTCATAATAGAAGGTGAGACGAACCATACTTTCCTTGAATCGCTGTTGAACACATGCCAGCAATGGTATCAGGAAAGAGACAAAATACTTCGGGGCATTAAAGCTGGAGACGGCACGAGGTTTACGGCGTTCATGTGGTTTTTGACGGAGCTTTACGGGCAGCAAAAGCGCCAACAAATCAAGGATCAAGTAGAGTCCTTGCAGCCGGAATTAGTGTTGTTAACAGTGCTAGCGAAGTGTTGCCAAGCTTGCGTAAGCCTGCCCATAAAATGCCTGTCCGAAACCGAATGCTTGTTCTTTGTGTTGACGTCCATTGGCAGGGACTTAGAAGCAGAAATCCCTCAACAATTAGATCAACTGCTGGCTAGTGTACGGGACGGTTTCCTGGCAAGTGCCGGGTCAGCCAGTGTACGTCGTACTTTGCTCCAATTAATTGAGTTACATGCTTCGAATTGGCAATTACCAGGGTCGTCAGTACTCTACTACTATCCAAGAATAAAGTAA
- the dbo gene encoding kelch-like protein diablo, with the protein MGESTGGDRPPSPARLSHTSDKHPKNTLTELNLLRRHRELCDVVLNVGGRKIFAHRVILSACSPYFRAMFTGELAESRQTEITIRDIDELAMDLLIDFCYTSHIVVEESNVQMLLPAACLLQLTEIQDICCEFLKRQLDPSNCLGIRAFADTHSCRELLRIADKFTQHNFQEVMESEEFMLLPVGQLVDIIASDELNVRTEEQVFNAVMSWVKYNVAERRQHLPSVLQHVRLPLLSPKFLVGTVGSDLLVRSDESCRDLVDEAKNYLLLPQERPLMQGPRTRPRKPTRRGEVLFAVGGWCSGDAIASVEKFDPQTMEWKMVAPMSKRRCGVGVAVLNDLLYAVGGHDGQSYLNSIERYDPQTDQWSCDVAPTTSCRTSVGVAVLDNLLYAVGGQDGVQCLNHVERYDPKENKWSKVAPMTTRRLGVAVAVLGGYLYAIGGSDGQSPLNTVERYDPRHNKWTLVSPMSTRRKHLGCAVFNNLIYAVGGRDDCMELSSAERYNPHTNTWSPIVAMTSRRSGVGLAVVNGQLYAVGGFDGTAYLKTIEFYDTEQNQWRLCGSMNYRRLGGGVGVMRAPQTENRIW; encoded by the exons ATGGGAGAATCTACGGGGGGGGATCGACCCCCCTCCCCAGCCAGATTGTCCCATACTTCTGACAAGCATCCAAAAAACACTTTAACTGAATTGAACCTACTGCGTCGCCATCGAGAGTTGTGCGACGTAGTCCTGAATGTGGGGGGAAGAAAGATCTTCGCCCATCGAGTGATACTAAGCGCGTGCAGCCCCTATTTTCGGGCCATGTTCACAGGGGAGTTGGCAGAGTCCCGACAGACTGAAATTACTATTAGGGACATTGATGAGCTAGCTATGGACTTGTTAATTG ATTTTTGTTACACTTCCCACATCGTGGTGGAAGAATCCAATGTGCAAATGTTACTACCTGCAGCGTGTCTCTTGCAACTGACGGAAATCCAAGATATTTGCTGCGAGTTCCTCAAAAGGCAGTTGGATCCCTCCAACTGCCTTGGTATACGCGCCTTTGCCGATACTCACTCGTGCAGGGAATTGCTTAGAATAGCAGATAAATTCACTCAACATAACTTCCAAGAAGTAATGGAATCTGAGGAATTTATGCTTCTGCCAGTCGGCCAACTAGTAGATATAATAGCCAGCGATGAATTGAATGTGCGAACTGAAGAACAAGTCTTTAATGCAGTAATGTCTTGGGTTAAATATAACGTAGCAGAAAGGCGGCAACATTTACCTTCAGTGCTGCAGCACGTGCGATTGCCGTTGTTGAGTCCGAAATTTCTTGTTGGAACCGTGGGGTCGGACCTGTTGGTTAGATCGGATGAATCTTGCCGGGATTTAGTAGACGAAGCCAAAAACTATTTGCTTTTGCCACAAGAAAGACCGCTGATGCAAGGACCTCGAACAAGACCTAGAAAACCTACTAGAAGAG GCGAAGTCTTGTTCGCCGTTGGAGGATGGTGTAGCGGAGACGCGATCGCTTCTGTAGAAAAATTTGATCCACAAACAATGGAATGGAAAATGGTAGCCCCAATGAGTAAACGCCGATGTGGGGTTGGTGTAGCGGTCCTTAACGATTTACTATATGCCGTTGGTGGCCATGACGGACAGAGTTATCTGAATAGTATTGAAAG GTACGACCCTCAAACCGACCAATGGTCCTGCGATGTAGCTCCCACGACATCTTGCCGGACGAGTGTAGGTGTGGCAGTTTTAGATAATTTACTTTATGCAGTTGGGGGCCAAGATGGCGTGCAATGTTTGAATCACGTGGAACG ATATGatcccaaagaaaataaatggtCAAAGGTAGCTCCGATGACTACTCGAAGATTAGGTGTCGCCGTAGCAGTTCTGGGTGGTTATCTCTACGCCATCGGTGGCTCTGATGGACAGTCGCCTTTAAATACCGTAGAAAG GTACGATCCAAGGCATAATAAGTGGACTTTGGTAAGCCCGATGTCCACGCGACGGAAACACTTGGGGTGCGCAGtattcaataatttgatttatgcAGTAGGAGGCAGGGATGATTGCATGGAATTGAGTAGCGCCGAGAGGTACAATCCGCATACTAATACATGGAGTCCTATTGTTGCCATGACGTCGAGAAGAAGTGGg gtCGGTTTGGCTGTAGTTAACGGGCAGCTTTATGCCGTGGGCGGTTTCGATGGAACAGCATAcctaaaaacaattgaattcTATGATACTGAACAAAATCAGTGGCGTCTGTGCGGGTCCATGAATTACCGCCGCCTTGGCGGTGGTGTTGGAGTGATGCGCGCGCCCCAAACTGAAAATAGGATATGGTAG